A single region of the Zootoca vivipara chromosome 2, rZooViv1.1, whole genome shotgun sequence genome encodes:
- the CCDC174 gene encoding coiled-coil domain-containing protein 174, whose translation MDRKKPLDVTVSSLIDLKAELFRKQEEFKKEKLLKDAGVPVKPKAANKKPSIWTKQNKGVSDRSEKDAEQKIEEQQTLDKSRQKLEEKALLYEKMTKGDFPDEETEDLYLVDFTQKIIDKRREVQELCANEAARKAAEKANREEERLSEAEIPPPQDPTEEWVDYVDSLGRSRRCMKKDLPHLLQMDKDLQGKRQMTEEKTLLSEDMRKELQRQQWEREEEALKKPMGPMHYEDIRENEARQLGVGYFAFARDQALRRKQMETLEMLREQTTDQRAKREHLAEKRKAVLEARLSKLRAKKRLKEGDTKENGEGEVAMPAAAEPKPIEVPSVSAENRKVEVIIQERKDTKPGVPYVREWDRGKEFTFGLWSKKQEDLRNERDPEFAPPSAYFMGQKRTHDFRRQNWNKPGTSYEKTENLTRNLPPPSTEPYSSSSQSNQFPPTQEHDSELQNQQPAYQTLDDMLSYYKQVT comes from the exons aTGGACAGGAAGAAGCCGCTGGATGTTACGGTTTCCTCG CTCATAGACTTGAAAGCTGAACTTTTCCGAAAACAGGAAGAATTCAAAAAGGAAAAACTTTTGAAAGATGCTGGAGTCCCTGTAAAACCTAAAGCAGCAAACAAG AAGCCGAGCATTTGGACTAAACAGAATAAAGGTGTTTCAGATCGATCTGAGAAAGATGCTGAACAAAAGATAGAAGAGCAACAAACATTGGACAAATCAAG GCAGAAACTAGAAGAGAAAGCACTGCTCTATGAGAAGATGACAAAAGGAGACTTTCCAG ATGAAGAAACCGAGGATTTGTACCTTGTAGATTTCACCCAGAAGATTATAGACAAACGGCGAGAAGTACAGGAGCTGTGTGCAAATGAAGCTGCTAGAAAGGCAGCAGAGAAGGCAAACAGGGAAGAAGAGAGACTTTCTGAAGCAGAAATTCCACCTCCTCAGGACCCCACTGAAGAATG GGTAGATTATGTGGATTCCTTGGGCCGTTCTAGGCGCTGTATGAAGAAAGATTTGCCACATCTGCTTCAAATGGATAAAGACCTTCAGGGAAAGAG GCAAATGACAGAAGAGAAGACTTTGTTGTCTGAAGATATGAGAAAGGAGCTTCAGCGTCAGCAgtgggaaagggaagaagaagcccTAAAGAAACCTATGGGGCCAATGCATTATGAGGACATTAGAGAAAATG AGGCCAGACAGCTTGGTGTTGGTTACTTTGCCTTTGCCCGTGATCAGGCTTTGAGGAGAAAGCAAATGGAAACCTTAGAAATGCTAAGAGAACAG ACTACAGACCAGAGAGCAAAACGTGAACATTTAGCAGAGAAACGTAAGGCTGTTCTGGAAGCCAGGCTGTCCAAGCTTCGAGCGAAAAAGCGATTGAAAGAAGGTGACACAAAGGAAAATGGAG AAGGAGAAGTTGCTATGCCAGCAGCAGCTGAACCCAAGCCCATTGAAGTGCCAAGCGTTTCCGCGGAAAATAGAAAAGTGGAAGTGATCATTCAGGAAAGGAAAGATACAAAGCCTGGCGTGCCCTATGTCCGAGAGTGGGATAGAGGCAAAG AATTCACTTTTGGACTGTGGTCAAAGAAGCAGGAAGATCTCAGAAATGAACGAGACCCAGAAtttgcacctccctctgcttATTTTATGGGTCAAAAGAGAACGCATGACTTTAGAAGACAGAATTGGAACAAGCCTGGAACCTCATATgaaaaaacagaaaacctgaCAAGAAACCTGCCACCCCCATCAACTGAACCTTACAGTAGCAGCTCACAGAGCAATCAATTCCCCCCCACTCAGGAACATGACAGTGAACTGCAAAATCAGCAGCCGGCTTACCAGACTTTAGATGACATGCTGTCATACTATAAACAAGTAACATGA